In one window of Prevotella fusca JCM 17724 DNA:
- a CDS encoding M16 family metallopeptidase — protein MKIKHLFLIVLLFVTGMVSAQQMGPIPVNKNVRQGKLSNGLTYYILHNEWPERVANFYIAQRVGSIQENDNQRGLAHFLEHMAFNGSEHFPDSTLLEYTRSLGVAFGSNLNAYTSIDQTVYRICDVPTARQTALDSCLLILKDWSNGLVLADKEIDKERGVIHQEWQLRRSPVMRIYDDVLPKFYPDSKYGHRMPIGLMSIVDNFPYQDLRDYYKKWYRPDNQCIIVVGDVDVDHTENEIKKLWANSTVPSNAAQVVEEQVPDTKEAIYVFGKDKEMPYSQVGFCMKHDAFPDSQKGDMYYYIDSYAKNIISMMLNQRLSELAQKPESPFTSAYSYDGDYLISKPKAAFTMEADAKDGKDIDALSAIYREAQRVRQYGFTAGEFDRMKSEYLSQLESAYVNRNKIKNSQYGDELRDHYLANEPIPGKEEEYQIMKQLIEMPALNVDVINKYAQELITDNDSNFVAYIFAQEKAGKAYPTESQMAQAVKAVRAEKIEPYVDNVKQEPLLDEKKLPKAGKITGEKENKVLGYKELTLSNGARVILKKTDFKDNEIQFQAVAKGGKGLYGKADFNNLQLFDAVLGYSGLGNFSRQELQKALSGKQASMSCSMSSYYQMLGGSCVPKDIETMMQLLYLNFTNVAKDEDSYKAMMAQFELALKNKDLSPESVFGDSLTCTIYGHEARYAPLTLNSLKGISYDRILQIWKERYANPGQFVYYFVGNFDEATFRPLIEKYIASLPKGKAENWKEVPSYVNGKVVNKFTRKSETPKAIAFEMWHTPIAYTLENDVLTNAAAQVLSMVYLKSIREDASAAYSVSANGSLRRLGNKAIAVVQGYCPMDPEKSELALKLLAEGIKDNTVKMDADKVQKVKDFMLKNAELSAKSNTHWMDVLDEYIWTGIDFQTGYKAAVEGLTPAKLAAHLKQILAAGNHAEVVMTPAK, from the coding sequence ATGAAAATCAAACATTTATTCTTAATCGTCTTACTTTTTGTCACTGGTATGGTATCTGCACAGCAGATGGGACCGATTCCTGTGAACAAAAACGTAAGACAAGGTAAGCTCAGCAACGGCTTAACTTACTACATCCTCCACAACGAATGGCCGGAGCGTGTAGCCAACTTCTACATTGCGCAACGTGTCGGTTCCATTCAGGAGAACGACAACCAGCGTGGTCTGGCTCACTTCCTTGAGCACATGGCATTCAACGGTTCGGAGCATTTCCCCGACTCTACCCTCCTCGAATACACCCGTTCACTCGGTGTTGCATTCGGCAGCAATCTGAATGCTTACACCAGCATCGACCAGACAGTCTATCGTATCTGCGACGTACCGACAGCCCGTCAGACGGCTCTCGACTCTTGCTTGCTGATTCTCAAGGACTGGTCAAACGGCTTGGTTCTTGCCGATAAGGAGATTGACAAGGAGCGTGGAGTCATTCATCAGGAGTGGCAGCTGCGCCGTAGTCCGGTAATGCGAATCTATGATGACGTATTGCCGAAGTTCTATCCTGACTCAAAGTACGGTCATCGTATGCCAATCGGCTTGATGAGCATTGTTGACAACTTTCCTTATCAGGACCTCCGCGACTACTACAAGAAGTGGTATCGCCCTGACAACCAGTGCATCATCGTTGTAGGTGATGTGGATGTGGACCATACAGAGAACGAAATCAAGAAGCTCTGGGCAAACTCTACCGTACCTTCCAACGCAGCTCAGGTGGTTGAGGAGCAGGTGCCTGACACCAAAGAAGCCATCTACGTGTTCGGAAAGGACAAGGAGATGCCTTACAGCCAGGTGGGTTTCTGCATGAAGCATGACGCATTCCCTGATTCACAGAAGGGTGACATGTACTATTACATAGACTCTTATGCAAAGAACATCATCAGCATGATGCTCAACCAACGTCTTTCCGAGTTGGCACAGAAGCCTGAAAGTCCTTTTACAAGTGCCTATTCTTATGATGGCGATTATCTGATTTCAAAGCCAAAGGCAGCGTTTACAATGGAAGCAGATGCTAAGGACGGAAAGGATATAGATGCGCTTTCGGCAATCTACCGTGAGGCACAGCGTGTCCGTCAGTATGGCTTTACTGCTGGCGAGTTCGACCGTATGAAGTCTGAATACCTCTCTCAGCTGGAGTCAGCTTATGTCAACCGTAATAAGATTAAGAACTCACAGTATGGCGATGAGCTCCGCGACCATTATCTTGCCAACGAGCCTATCCCGGGCAAGGAGGAAGAGTATCAGATTATGAAGCAGCTGATTGAGATGCCTGCACTGAACGTTGACGTTATCAACAAATATGCCCAGGAACTCATCACTGACAATGACAGCAACTTCGTAGCATATATATTCGCACAGGAGAAGGCTGGCAAGGCTTATCCAACAGAGTCTCAGATGGCACAGGCTGTCAAAGCCGTACGTGCCGAGAAGATTGAACCATACGTTGACAACGTGAAGCAGGAGCCGCTGCTCGATGAGAAGAAGCTCCCTAAGGCAGGCAAGATTACCGGCGAGAAGGAAAACAAGGTGCTCGGTTACAAGGAACTGACACTGAGCAACGGTGCACGTGTCATTCTGAAAAAGACTGACTTCAAGGACAATGAAATACAGTTCCAGGCTGTTGCAAAGGGCGGCAAGGGGCTTTATGGCAAGGCTGACTTCAATAACCTGCAGCTCTTTGATGCTGTTCTCGGATACAGCGGATTGGGCAATTTCTCACGTCAGGAACTCCAGAAGGCACTCTCCGGCAAGCAGGCATCAATGTCATGTTCTATGTCAAGCTACTATCAGATGCTCGGCGGTTCATGTGTTCCAAAGGACATAGAAACCATGATGCAGCTGCTTTACCTCAACTTCACCAATGTTGCCAAGGATGAAGATTCCTACAAGGCAATGATGGCACAGTTTGAATTGGCACTGAAGAACAAAGACCTCTCACCAGAAAGCGTATTCGGTGATTCTCTCACCTGCACTATCTATGGTCACGAAGCACGTTACGCTCCATTGACGCTTAACTCATTGAAGGGCATCAGCTACGACCGTATCCTTCAGATATGGAAGGAGCGTTATGCAAATCCCGGTCAGTTTGTTTACTACTTCGTGGGCAATTTTGATGAGGCAACATTCCGCCCATTGATTGAAAAGTACATCGCATCCCTGCCAAAGGGCAAGGCTGAAAACTGGAAGGAAGTTCCAAGCTATGTAAATGGTAAGGTTGTAAACAAGTTCACACGTAAGTCGGAGACACCAAAGGCGATTGCCTTCGAGATGTGGCATACGCCAATTGCTTACACCCTTGAGAATGATGTTCTTACCAATGCAGCAGCCCAGGTGCTCTCAATGGTTTACCTGAAGAGCATCCGCGAGGATGCCAGTGCAGCTTACTCTGTAAGCGCAAATGGCTCCCTGCGCCGCCTTGGCAACAAGGCTATTGCCGTTGTCCAGGGCTATTGCCCGATGGATCCGGAGAAGTCGGAGCTTGCTTTGAAACTTCTTGCTGAGGGCATAAAGGACAATACCGTCAAGATGGATGCCGACAAGGTTCAGAAAGTAAAGGACTTCATGCTGAAGAATGCAGAGCTTTCTGCCAAGAGCAACACCCATTGGATGGACGTACTTGATGAGTACATCTGGACAGGTATTGACTTCCAGACAGGCTATAAGGCAGCTGTTGAGGGGCTCACCCCAGCTAAGCTCGCAGCTCATCTGAAGCAGATTCTTGCTGCAGGCAACCACGCAGAGGTGGTAATGACACCTGCAAAATAA
- the xerA gene encoding site-specific tyrosine recombinase/integron integrase, whose product METDKNSKDIVSRYRRYLKLEKGHSANTLDAYMRDLDKLLRYLAVEQVDVLDVKLEDLEHFAAFISDLGIGPRSLARILSGVRQFYRFLVLDGYLEVDPTELLESPKQPDHLPEVLSTAEVDLLEQAIDLSKWEGHRNRAIIEVLFSCGLRVSELTNLKLSNLYIEEQYVRVMGKGSKERLVPISPRALDELNYWFADRNVMKIKPGEEDYVFLNRRGHHLTRTMILIMIKRYAVEAGIKKTISPHTLRHSFATSLLEGGADLRAIQAMLGHESIGTTEIYTHIDTSTLRQEILEHHPRNILYNERQQMDLPTE is encoded by the coding sequence ATGGAAACAGACAAGAATTCAAAGGATATTGTCAGCCGTTACCGCCGTTATCTGAAGTTAGAGAAGGGGCACTCGGCTAATACGCTGGATGCTTATATGCGTGATTTGGATAAGCTCCTGCGCTATCTTGCTGTGGAGCAGGTTGACGTATTGGATGTGAAGTTAGAAGACTTGGAACACTTTGCAGCCTTTATTTCTGACCTTGGCATCGGTCCCCGCTCCCTGGCTCGCATCCTCAGTGGGGTGCGACAGTTCTATCGTTTCCTTGTTCTTGACGGTTATTTAGAGGTTGACCCGACTGAGTTATTGGAGTCGCCGAAGCAACCCGACCACTTACCGGAAGTTCTTTCCACTGCAGAAGTAGACCTTTTAGAGCAGGCGATAGACCTATCAAAGTGGGAAGGACACCGAAACCGTGCCATTATTGAAGTCCTGTTCTCTTGTGGACTGCGTGTATCTGAACTTACAAATCTGAAACTTTCCAATCTGTATATCGAAGAACAGTATGTCCGAGTGATGGGTAAAGGGTCGAAGGAACGATTAGTTCCGATTTCACCTCGTGCTTTAGATGAACTGAACTACTGGTTTGCCGACCGCAATGTGATGAAAATCAAGCCCGGAGAGGAAGATTATGTCTTCCTTAACCGCCGTGGGCACCATCTTACCCGTACCATGATTCTCATCATGATTAAGCGATATGCGGTCGAAGCAGGTATCAAGAAGACCATTTCCCCTCACACCCTGCGCCATTCCTTTGCCACTTCCCTGCTCGAAGGAGGTGCCGATTTACGTGCAATTCAGGCAATGTTAGGACACGAAAGTATCGGAACGACAGAGATTTACACCCATATTGACACCTCCACGCTGCGACAGGAAATCCTTGAACATCACCCCCGTAATATTCTGTATAACGAGCGTCAGCAAATGGATTTACCGACAGAATAA
- the aroQ gene encoding type II 3-dehydroquinate dehydratase, with product MKVIIINGPNLNLLGVREPKIYGSLSMETFLSQLRESYPDSTIDYYQSNVEGELINKLQETGFSYDGIILNAGAYTHTSIALLDCIRSLQTPVIEVHISNVNDREDFRRHSMIAPACKGTIQGFGLNSYRLAMEALSLL from the coding sequence ATGAAAGTAATCATCATCAACGGTCCTAACTTGAACCTCTTAGGGGTGCGTGAGCCTAAGATATACGGTAGTCTGTCAATGGAAACATTCCTTTCACAGCTGCGTGAAAGCTATCCTGACAGCACCATCGACTATTACCAAAGTAATGTTGAGGGAGAACTGATCAACAAACTGCAGGAGACAGGATTCTCGTATGATGGAATCATCCTCAATGCGGGTGCTTATACGCATACAAGTATTGCCCTTTTGGATTGCATCCGTTCCCTGCAAACACCAGTGATAGAGGTACATATCAGCAATGTCAACGACCGTGAGGACTTCCGCCGGCACTCAATGATTGCCCCAGCCTGCAAGGGTACTATCCAAGGATTTGGTCTTAACAGCTACAGATTGGCTATGGAAGCATTGTCGCTCTTATAA
- a CDS encoding O-methyltransferase codes for MPTTNTYTSLTDEAGCDAYLASHIDPEGDYLYRLYRATNIHTIHGRMASGHLQGRLLKMLVQMIRPKNILEVGTFSGYSAICMAEGLEEGGRLYTFEINDEMEDFTRPWIEGAPVADKIDFRIGDAAEEAPKLGIMFDMAFVDGDKRNYTEVYEKLLPVIRPGGYILADNTLWDWHVIDPAYDHDHQTIGIRHFNDFIAKDDRIEKVILPLRDGLTLIRKK; via the coding sequence ATGCCAACAACCAACACCTATACTTCTCTCACTGACGAAGCGGGCTGCGACGCCTATCTTGCCTCGCATATTGACCCGGAAGGCGATTACCTTTACCGCCTCTATCGTGCCACAAACATCCATACCATTCACGGACGTATGGCAAGCGGACACCTGCAAGGGCGACTCCTGAAGATGCTTGTACAGATGATACGCCCCAAGAATATCCTCGAAGTGGGTACTTTCAGCGGTTATTCGGCTATCTGTATGGCTGAAGGACTGGAAGAAGGTGGCAGGCTCTATACCTTTGAAATCAATGATGAGATGGAGGATTTCACGCGTCCTTGGATTGAAGGGGCGCCTGTTGCCGACAAGATTGATTTCCGAATCGGTGATGCTGCGGAAGAAGCTCCGAAGTTAGGAATCATGTTTGATATGGCTTTCGTTGATGGCGACAAGCGGAACTATACGGAAGTATATGAGAAACTGTTGCCCGTCATCCGTCCCGGTGGCTATATCCTTGCTGACAACACGCTGTGGGACTGGCACGTCATTGACCCTGCCTACGACCACGACCATCAGACTATTGGTATCCGTCACTTCAATGATTTCATTGCCAAGGATGACCGCATCGAGAAGGTTATCCTGCCGTTGCGTGATGGCTTGACACTGATTAGAAAGAAATAA
- a CDS encoding ADP-ribosylglycohydrolase family protein gives MIGAIIGDIVGSRFEFGAAPQKGFELFTSDCSYTDDTICTIAVADAVLNGRDYKESLLDWCRRYPDPMGSYGNRFYQWIHSEDPQPTNSFGNGSAMRVSSIGWLFDEWEDVLEEAKKSAIVSHNHPEGVKGAQCIAEVICWLRLMRFSKSDVERKVEKFFGYELPPMRDIKKIGAQGHFDGTCQETVPMALRCFMDANSFEETIRLAVLCDGDTDTKACIAGSVAEAYYQAPEWMIEKAVSYLPDDMLEILGQFYERIKDSCGQRK, from the coding sequence ATGATTGGTGCTATTATAGGAGACATTGTTGGCTCACGCTTCGAATTCGGAGCAGCTCCACAGAAAGGATTTGAGCTTTTCACATCCGATTGTTCTTACACGGATGACACTATCTGCACCATCGCTGTTGCCGATGCGGTGCTGAACGGTCGTGACTATAAGGAGAGCCTGCTCGACTGGTGCCGGCGCTATCCTGACCCGATGGGCTCATACGGCAACCGTTTCTACCAATGGATTCATTCTGAAGACCCACAGCCCACAAACTCTTTCGGCAATGGTTCAGCCATGCGTGTCAGCTCCATCGGCTGGCTGTTTGACGAGTGGGAGGATGTGCTTGAGGAAGCAAAGAAGAGCGCCATCGTAAGTCATAACCATCCCGAGGGCGTGAAAGGTGCACAATGTATTGCTGAAGTCATCTGCTGGCTGCGCCTGATGCGCTTCTCAAAGTCGGACGTAGAACGGAAAGTAGAGAAGTTCTTCGGCTACGAACTACCGCCCATGCGGGACATCAAGAAGATCGGAGCACAGGGACACTTCGATGGAACGTGTCAGGAAACCGTACCGATGGCACTGCGCTGCTTCATGGATGCCAACAGCTTTGAGGAGACTATCCGCCTCGCTGTGCTATGTGATGGCGATACGGACACGAAGGCGTGCATTGCCGGTTCTGTTGCTGAAGCCTATTATCAGGCGCCGGAATGGATGATTGAGAAGGCTGTCAGCTATCTGCCCGATGATATGCTTGAGATTCTCGGACAGTTCTATGAGCGCATAAAGGACAGCTGTGGACAAAGGAAATAA
- a CDS encoding C69 family dipeptidase, which produces MKTNKVQIKHKLPSECTTIIVGQEQTADGSMIVARSEDWDAMEAKNYEIFEDTDNGPREFIAKDSPFRCELPEKALGYTALSPYNLHSHWGSAGFNTAGVGMSATESIFSNDEVLKHDPLVENGVAENSVFNITLPYIHTAREGVERLGMLIEKHGIAEGFGIGFVDSKEIWYLETACGHRWLACRMPKDQYFVTGNQSRFRTYDPNDKENYLASADLIEFAEKNGLYNPAQGAFDFHEAYARDIKLDTTYNYPRVWGLQQLFSPEIKNDVTKNTFPVFAKAAHKVTLTELRTAFRFHYDNTDHDPYLNCNPKEPYRPVSIFRTTQTHLLQVRPELPQAIGCVNYVAMGMADLGVFLPLYQGVTSYPEAYTKGNGESSADSAYWKFRKVMALGMTNYNKYAPVIKEAYAKFEAETDQRQREMEEEYLRIYKTQPLHAQDMLQEFSDRILNSALDLADRLQEKLFTLMTQDIQQEYLFHGA; this is translated from the coding sequence ATGAAAACAAACAAAGTGCAAATAAAGCACAAACTCCCGTCAGAGTGTACAACCATCATCGTCGGACAAGAACAGACCGCTGATGGTTCTATGATAGTAGCGCGTTCAGAGGATTGGGACGCTATGGAAGCAAAGAACTACGAGATATTTGAAGATACGGACAATGGTCCACGTGAGTTCATTGCAAAGGACAGCCCTTTCCGTTGCGAACTCCCTGAGAAGGCTTTGGGCTATACAGCCCTTTCTCCGTATAATCTCCACAGCCATTGGGGCAGTGCCGGATTCAACACAGCAGGTGTCGGCATGAGTGCGACGGAGAGTATCTTCAGCAACGACGAGGTGTTGAAACACGACCCATTGGTAGAGAATGGCGTGGCAGAGAACTCTGTCTTCAATATCACTCTACCTTATATCCACACCGCCCGTGAAGGTGTTGAGCGACTGGGTATGCTCATTGAGAAACACGGTATTGCTGAAGGCTTCGGTATCGGCTTTGTGGATAGCAAGGAGATATGGTACTTGGAGACAGCTTGCGGTCATCGCTGGTTGGCCTGCCGTATGCCAAAGGATCAGTACTTCGTAACTGGTAACCAAAGTCGTTTCCGCACATACGACCCGAATGACAAGGAGAATTATCTCGCATCAGCCGACTTGATTGAGTTTGCTGAGAAGAACGGACTCTACAATCCTGCACAAGGTGCCTTCGACTTCCACGAGGCTTACGCACGTGACATCAAGCTCGACACCACCTACAACTATCCACGTGTATGGGGATTGCAGCAGTTATTCTCCCCGGAAATCAAGAATGATGTAACAAAAAACACCTTCCCTGTCTTCGCCAAGGCTGCTCATAAGGTCACACTGACTGAACTCCGCACGGCATTCCGCTTCCACTACGACAATACGGATCACGACCCATATCTCAACTGTAATCCAAAGGAACCTTATCGTCCGGTTTCTATCTTCCGTACCACGCAGACCCACCTCTTACAGGTACGCCCGGAACTTCCACAGGCTATCGGCTGTGTCAACTATGTAGCAATGGGTATGGCAGACCTCGGTGTGTTCCTCCCACTCTATCAGGGTGTCACTTCTTACCCAGAGGCTTATACAAAGGGTAATGGTGAGTCAAGTGCTGACTCAGCTTACTGGAAGTTCCGCAAGGTAATGGCATTGGGTATGACCAACTACAACAAGTATGCGCCTGTCATCAAGGAGGCGTATGCGAAGTTTGAAGCTGAGACCGACCAGCGCCAGCGTGAGATGGAAGAGGAGTATCTGCGCATCTACAAGACGCAGCCTCTCCACGCACAAGATATGCTGCAGGAGTTCTCTGACAGGATTCTCAACAGTGCGCTCGACCTTGCCGACCGTCTGCAGGAAAAACTCTTCACGCTGATGACACAGGACATTCAGCAGGAATATCTCTTCCACGGAGCATAA
- a CDS encoding Fic family protein — MAATYYEKIVLPMGKKEFREYSEILFSCHSCGIEGSSFSVDDTRCLFEEQLGYHPVGKSLLECQEMADHFATYEWMHNHLDHPFDVGLLKTINRLVTLRTLTYKQADAVLGEFTTVDMAAGDTVFGEHEGLVAQVPRLMASTAEMMERGELHPMVLSARFHGFFEYLHPFRDGNGRTGRLLSNFILLRHNCPELIIQKEDRQEYITALRTIRTEGTDEHLVAFFFKAATKQMEFSLEQKMHNSRKMFFF; from the coding sequence TTGGCAGCAACATACTACGAAAAGATAGTGTTGCCAATGGGAAAGAAAGAGTTTAGAGAGTATTCTGAAATCCTTTTTTCCTGCCATAGCTGTGGTATTGAGGGGTCTTCTTTCTCAGTGGATGATACACGTTGTCTGTTTGAGGAACAGTTGGGTTATCATCCTGTTGGGAAGTCGTTGTTGGAGTGTCAGGAGATGGCAGATCATTTTGCTACATACGAATGGATGCACAATCATTTAGACCACCCTTTTGATGTCGGACTATTGAAGACTATCAATAGATTGGTAACACTTCGTACGCTCACTTATAAGCAGGCTGATGCTGTACTTGGTGAGTTTACAACGGTTGATATGGCTGCTGGTGATACGGTCTTTGGCGAGCATGAAGGACTGGTGGCGCAGGTGCCGCGACTGATGGCATCAACTGCAGAGATGATGGAACGTGGGGAACTTCACCCTATGGTTCTGTCTGCTCGGTTCCATGGTTTCTTTGAATACTTGCACCCATTCCGTGATGGGAATGGGAGAACTGGTAGGTTATTATCAAACTTTATCTTGTTACGTCATAATTGTCCCGAATTGATTATACAAAAAGAAGATCGTCAGGAGTATATTACTGCTTTGCGAACTATACGGACGGAAGGAACAGACGAGCATCTTGTTGCTTTCTTTTTTAAGGCAGCTACAAAGCAGATGGAATTTTCTTTGGAACAGAAGATGCACAATAGTCGCAAGATGTTCTTCTTTTAG
- a CDS encoding AAA domain-containing protein has translation MLQESPIQLLQRQRLLLQMEYYAEKEAFRKQTEAAGIQRKVKRGDAWFPLRMGKRFYNGLNQLCIEVFRTQDGDIEHNFECGRPLLFLKFVEKEKGTPNKTVQLKYYGFTGTVSYVEGDRMVVAVPDSAPLLDLQSASEQIGCQLGFDETSYQMMFDALDRTMKAKGNRLAHLRDLFYSRQKVEKFSFAPIRLPWLNPTQEKAVNEVLWAKDVAVVHGPPGTGKTTTLVEAINETLMRESQVMVCAQSNMAVDWICEKLVDRGINVLRIGNPTRVNDKMLGFTYERKFEAHPDYPQLWSIRKAIRELRNNRKKGSESYHQKMDRLKSRATELEIRINAELFGEARVVASTLVGANSRVMEGQKFTTLFIDEAAQALEAACWIAIRRASRVIFAGDHCQLPPTVKSIAALRGGLAKTLMERIVENKPEVVTLLKVQYRMNEEIMRFSSNWFYGGQVETAPQIKYRGILDYDNPMVWIDTSDEEVVSSYDSTESEADSASSQSSKDKENTFHEQFVGSSFGRINKGEAELTLKILKDYFTKIGKHRVLEERIDVGVISPYRAQVQYLRSLIKKREFFKPYRSLISVNTVDGFQGQERDVILISLVRSNDDGQIGFLRDLRRMNVAITRARMKLIILGNVHTMTQHEFYKKLWESVPQS, from the coding sequence ATGCTTCAGGAAAGTCCAATCCAACTCTTACAACGTCAGCGTTTACTGCTCCAGATGGAGTATTATGCCGAGAAAGAAGCCTTCAGAAAGCAGACAGAGGCTGCTGGTATACAGCGGAAAGTGAAGCGAGGAGACGCTTGGTTTCCGTTAAGAATGGGCAAACGGTTTTATAATGGATTGAACCAGCTGTGTATTGAGGTGTTTCGTACACAGGATGGGGATATAGAGCATAACTTTGAATGTGGTCGTCCGCTTCTTTTTTTAAAGTTTGTTGAGAAAGAGAAAGGAACTCCCAATAAGACTGTTCAGCTGAAATACTATGGCTTTACAGGTACGGTTTCGTATGTGGAAGGCGACAGAATGGTTGTTGCAGTCCCTGACTCTGCACCCTTGTTAGACCTTCAGTCAGCCTCGGAACAGATTGGTTGCCAGTTAGGTTTTGATGAAACGAGCTATCAGATGATGTTCGATGCGTTGGACCGAACAATGAAGGCAAAGGGAAACAGACTGGCTCATCTTCGTGACTTGTTCTATTCACGACAAAAGGTTGAGAAGTTCTCCTTTGCTCCCATTCGATTACCTTGGCTGAATCCTACACAGGAAAAGGCTGTCAATGAGGTGTTGTGGGCAAAGGATGTGGCAGTGGTTCATGGTCCACCGGGAACGGGAAAGACGACAACATTGGTTGAAGCCATCAACGAAACACTGATGCGTGAGAGTCAGGTGATGGTCTGTGCGCAGAGTAATATGGCTGTTGACTGGATTTGCGAGAAACTTGTCGACCGTGGTATCAATGTCCTTCGCATTGGTAATCCTACCCGAGTGAATGATAAGATGCTTGGTTTTACCTACGAACGGAAGTTCGAAGCGCATCCCGACTACCCTCAGTTGTGGTCGATTCGGAAGGCAATTCGTGAACTTAGGAACAACAGAAAGAAAGGATCGGAGAGTTATCATCAGAAGATGGACAGGCTGAAGAGCCGTGCCACGGAGCTCGAGATACGTATCAATGCAGAACTGTTTGGAGAGGCACGTGTCGTTGCTTCCACCTTGGTAGGGGCGAACAGCAGGGTCATGGAGGGTCAGAAGTTTACGACTTTGTTCATTGATGAGGCTGCACAAGCCCTTGAGGCGGCCTGCTGGATAGCAATCCGCAGAGCATCAAGAGTCATCTTTGCGGGCGACCATTGTCAGCTTCCTCCGACCGTGAAAAGCATAGCAGCCCTGCGTGGGGGCTTGGCTAAGACCTTGATGGAACGCATAGTAGAGAACAAACCAGAGGTAGTTACGCTGCTGAAGGTGCAGTATCGTATGAATGAAGAGATTATGCGCTTCTCGTCCAATTGGTTCTATGGAGGACAGGTGGAAACCGCTCCACAGATTAAATATCGTGGCATTCTCGATTATGACAATCCAATGGTATGGATTGATACGTCAGATGAAGAGGTCGTGTCATCGTATGATTCAACTGAAAGTGAAGCTGATTCAGCCTCTTCTCAGTCAAGTAAAGACAAGGAAAATACCTTCCACGAACAGTTTGTCGGCTCTTCTTTTGGTCGTATTAATAAAGGAGAAGCAGAACTGACACTCAAGATTTTGAAGGATTATTTCACGAAGATCGGCAAGCATCGTGTGTTGGAAGAACGGATAGACGTGGGAGTCATCTCTCCTTATCGTGCCCAAGTGCAGTACCTTCGTAGTCTGATAAAGAAGCGAGAGTTCTTCAAGCCCTACCGAAGTCTTATCAGTGTGAACACCGTTGACGGCTTTCAAGGACAGGAACGTGACGTGATTCTCATTTCGCTTGTACGTTCCAATGATGATGGTCAGATAGGTTTCTTGCGTGATTTACGCCGTATGAACGTTGCCATAACACGTGCCAGAATGAAGTTGATTATCCTCGGTAATGTCCATACAATGACCCAACACGAATTTTATAAGAAGCTGTGGGAGAGTGTTCCACAGTCTTAA